The Cellulophaga sp. RHA19 genome includes the window TAGACTCACTTTTACTTCCTGTTATTTTAATAGCAGAATTTAATGTTTTGTTTTCTGGGGCTGACAAATGTAATTTCAATGTAAAAGACTTTAAGTGATTAAAAATAAGAACTTATTTTAATTTTTTATTATTGTGATGACGATCGTGATCTCTTTTTGTTTTAAGATCTAACTTTTTATCAAAAGCATCTTGCAAGTTTATACCTGTTTGGTTTGCAAGACAAAGCACAACAAACATAACGTCTGCTAGTTCTTCACCTAAATCTTTATTTTTATCAGACTCTTTTTCGCTTTGTTCTCCGTATCTACGCGCAATAATACGTGCCACTTCACCTACTTCCTCTGTAAGCTGAGCCATATTTGTAAGCTCGTTAAAATAGCGAACTCCGTGTTCCTTAATCCAATTATCTACAGCTTCTTGTGCGTTTTCTATGTTCATTATATTTTTGTTAAAACTACCTTTTCATTTTCTTTTTCAATAAGTAATTTAAAGTAATTTTTTACCGCAGCATAATAATCTGGCGTTACAATTGCCTTATTTATAGATTCTTTTACTAATAAGTGGACCTGATTATTTTTTTGGTTCACATTAAAAGTAAAAGATCCTAATTGCTCTGGTAAAGCTATACTTTTTACTTCTGGCAAAGTTTCTACTTTATATCCTGCAGGAATTTCTACAATAATTCTATAGGTTGTTTCTGTTGGATAACTAAAATCTATTGGATAACTCCTTTTTTCTAACTTAAAAGGGTTGCTTTTAGATCTGTAAAAAAACATTGGAGAAAAATAAATTTTATCACCAATAACATCTGCCTGACTTTCTTTTACAAATTTATAACTTTCAAGGATTGGTTTACTTAAATCTGTACTGTTTTTTACTTCAAAATCAGATATTTCTAAATCTAGAGCCTTTTCAATCTTTTCTATATAACTATCTTCATCTGCCTCATTGTAATTATTGCGATAAATCCTTGCATTATGAAGCTTAGCAACTTTTCTAACTGCACCAGATAGCACTCCGTTCTCATCTAACTTAGATGTCATCATTATAACTTTAGTAGATTGTTCATTAGGGTATAAACTTATTGTAGAAGAACCTCCATCTTTACTAATGATCCTTCCCTCCCAATTTAACACTCTTGTAGGCATTACATTAGGCATATTATAGATACTTGTTGCATCTAACAATACTATTCCTCTATCTGTTTTTATAGCAGAAACAACATAATTATAGCCTTCTCTAGTAGGAAATATTGGTATACCATTACCTCTAGTACTTACTAAAACAGGATATGCATCTAAACCGGCATACCTAAGCATAGAGGTTAGCATTAAGTTTATATCTGCAACATTACCAACACTTTCTTTATAAGCTTTACGTACTCCATTATATGTGTACTTACCATAAATACCATTCCACTTTACTTTACTTTTTACAAAATTATAAATTAATGCCGCTTTTTGCATTGGATCTGTAATTGAAGCAATCAACATATCTATATCTTGATTATAATAACCTGTTTTATTTAACTCTACGCCAAAACTAGGGCTATCATAAATTGTCTTTACTACATTCTTCCAAGTTGATGAATAATATTTAGGAATACTGTTAGGGTACTGCACAGAAGAAAGTTCATACTTTACGGCTGCTCTATAATTATCTATGTTATTTATATATGGTTCTTCTTTTAGAGCAGGAATATCTACTAGATTGTAAATATGCTTGTTTTCAAAAAAATCTACTTTATCCGAATTAAAATTTGTACTTACTGTTGCCCCTCTTGCTTCTCTACTTTTACTTTTTATAGTAATACCAGAATTAACTCTAGTTACCTTTGG containing:
- a CDS encoding transglutaminase domain-containing protein, with amino-acid sequence MIKKYSLVVLFSLTISLISAQDYDFGKVSIQELNEKVHPLDSSASAAYLYKKRSSYFKYDNANGFELVTEVFERVKIYNKDGYDFATKPIRLYKASQGNRERVMGLKAITYNIVDGDIEETKLKKDGIFESELSEFYDQTKFTMPNIKDGSVIEYKYRINSPFIYNVDDYIFQHSIPANKIEASFSSPEYYNFKLNSKGYLGIYPKVTRVNSGITIKSKSREARGATVSTNFNSDKVDFFENKHIYNLVDIPALKEEPYINNIDNYRAAVKYELSSVQYPNSIPKYYSSTWKNVVKTIYDSPSFGVELNKTGYYNQDIDMLIASITDPMQKAALIYNFVKSKVKWNGIYGKYTYNGVRKAYKESVGNVADINLMLTSMLRYAGLDAYPVLVSTRGNGIPIFPTREGYNYVVSAIKTDRGIVLLDATSIYNMPNVMPTRVLNWEGRIISKDGGSSTISLYPNEQSTKVIMMTSKLDENGVLSGAVRKVAKLHNARIYRNNYNEADEDSYIEKIEKALDLEISDFEVKNSTDLSKPILESYKFVKESQADVIGDKIYFSPMFFYRSKSNPFKLEKRSYPIDFSYPTETTYRIIVEIPAGYKVETLPEVKSIALPEQLGSFTFNVNQKNNQVHLLVKESINKAIVTPDYYAAVKNYFKLLIEKENEKVVLTKI
- a CDS encoding nucleotide pyrophosphohydrolase, yielding MNIENAQEAVDNWIKEHGVRYFNELTNMAQLTEEVGEVARIIARRYGEQSEKESDKNKDLGEELADVMFVVLCLANQTGINLQDAFDKKLDLKTKRDHDRHHNNKKLK